Proteins co-encoded in one Spirochaetota bacterium genomic window:
- a CDS encoding insulinase family protein gives MVKKYTLDNGMTVLLESIPGVVSVSVGLWVKTGSRDERALEVGYAHFIEHMLFKGTGNRTAKDIARIVDRVGGQHNAATNREYTCYYINVVSDFLDMSVELLADMYYNSLFDKEEIEKEKNVIIEEIRMYEDTPDDLIHDVFMECMLSEHPLGHPILGTEENINAISRGSIIDFFKAQYNSANCVFAIAGNFEIESARDCIEKHWSRPVPAPGPINAPDLVNPSRVYRRHLPRELEQVHFCLGTDGLRRNDDDRFALYAMSTILGGSMSSRLFQNIRESEGLCYSIYSFHSSYSDAGVFGIYCGTSPESYERALDLIVKECGVMLKTGIGEEELTDAKTFMKGNLALSMESTEVRMSQLAKNEMIFGRDFVFDEIVAKINAINLEDYDRVCSAIFGNSRLALVSIGKLKNPDKTMPAIGT, from the coding sequence ATGGTAAAAAAGTATACGCTGGATAACGGCATGACGGTGCTCCTGGAATCCATTCCGGGGGTGGTGTCGGTGTCGGTTGGTCTTTGGGTGAAGACCGGTTCCCGGGATGAGCGTGCTCTCGAGGTTGGCTACGCGCACTTCATAGAGCACATGCTGTTCAAGGGAACCGGGAATCGCACCGCCAAGGACATTGCGCGAATCGTGGACCGTGTCGGCGGGCAGCACAACGCGGCCACGAACCGCGAATATACCTGTTACTATATCAACGTCGTTTCCGATTTCCTGGACATGTCGGTGGAACTGCTCGCCGACATGTACTACAATTCCCTGTTCGATAAGGAAGAAATAGAAAAGGAAAAGAACGTGATCATCGAGGAGATCCGGATGTACGAGGATACCCCTGATGATCTTATTCACGACGTATTCATGGAATGTATGCTGTCGGAGCACCCGCTGGGCCACCCGATCCTGGGTACCGAAGAGAATATAAACGCCATTTCGCGCGGGAGCATCATCGATTTTTTTAAGGCACAGTACAACAGCGCCAATTGCGTGTTCGCGATCGCGGGCAATTTTGAAATCGAATCGGCCCGGGATTGTATCGAAAAGCATTGGTCGCGTCCCGTGCCGGCGCCAGGTCCGATAAATGCCCCCGACCTCGTCAACCCGAGCCGCGTGTACAGGCGCCACCTCCCCAGGGAGCTGGAGCAGGTGCATTTCTGCCTGGGGACCGACGGCCTTCGCCGGAACGACGACGACCGCTTTGCCCTGTACGCCATGAGTACCATCCTGGGGGGAAGCATGTCCTCCAGGCTCTTCCAGAACATACGCGAAAGCGAAGGACTGTGCTACTCGATCTACTCCTTTCATTCGTCCTACAGCGATGCGGGCGTCTTCGGCATCTACTGTGGGACATCGCCCGAGAGCTACGAACGCGCCCTGGACCTCATCGTCAAGGAGTGCGGGGTCATGCTCAAGACCGGCATCGGCGAGGAGGAATTGACCGATGCGAAGACCTTTATGAAGGGCAATCTCGCGCTGAGCATGGAAAGCACCGAGGTGAGAATGAGCCAGCTTGCCAAGAACGAGATGATATTCGGGCGTGATTTCGTATTCGACGAAATCGTCGCGAAGATTAACGCGATCAACCTTGAAGATTACGACCGTGTCTGTTCCGCGATCTTCGGGAATTCCAGGCTCGCGCTGGTTTCGATAGGGAAGCTCAAGAATCCCGATAAAACCATGCCCGCAATCGGCACCTGA
- a CDS encoding polymer-forming cytoskeletal protein: MASKGDHINSTIGEGSIFEGKFYISGSLRIDGKFEGEIKTDEELVVGETGKVKTNIDAKSVVIAGTVVGNIKADDEVKLLETGRVLGDIVTPTLTIQRGVIAQGHITITGGQRKDVKKIIEESYSSGADKILDKSAK; this comes from the coding sequence ATGGCATCCAAGGGAGATCATATCAACAGCACCATAGGCGAAGGTTCGATTTTCGAGGGTAAATTTTACATTAGTGGCTCGTTGCGGATCGACGGCAAGTTCGAGGGAGAGATCAAGACCGACGAGGAGCTTGTCGTGGGTGAGACCGGCAAGGTGAAAACCAACATCGACGCGAAATCGGTCGTGATCGCGGGCACCGTCGTGGGGAACATCAAGGCCGACGACGAGGTCAAGCTGCTCGAAACGGGACGCGTGCTCGGCGATATCGTAACGCCCACCCTCACCATCCAGCGCGGCGTGATCGCCCAGGGACACATCACGATCACCGGCGGCCAGCGAAAGGACGTGAAGAAGATCATCGAGGAATCCTACTCGAGCGGCGCGGACAAAATACTGGACAAGTCTGCTAAATAA
- a CDS encoding LysM peptidoglycan-binding domain-containing protein: MRRVQSSTYRLGRLTISSSIDGVVVIYRGRKRVYYNFFKTNPLLKFRIPAFILSMLLVTGFVIAGASLWSSPDAGRTKDEELKAKLVQSDKTDYSAPDENAEVTIRIHRVKKGETIGQIAKDYGVSMDTICGNNTLMSYDMVSEGTILKIPSRDGIVCTVKKGQNIHSIARMYRIPVERILAQNSVRNSDFLAVGSDIFVPDAKPMDMVPGFLWPASTRAIASGYGWRHDPFTAAYDFHKGIDICNGYDWVRSTKFGKVTYAGWMGGYGYVVIVGHPGGWKSVYGHLSRIIVSEGQYVRQGQYLGKSGNTGYSSGPHLHFELIKDGVNTNPFSVLQ, translated from the coding sequence ATGAGAAGGGTACAAAGCAGTACATATCGACTCGGTAGACTCACCATATCCTCGTCCATTGACGGGGTTGTCGTTATTTACCGGGGCCGCAAGCGCGTGTATTACAATTTTTTTAAAACAAACCCGCTTTTAAAATTCCGCATTCCCGCGTTTATCCTTTCGATGCTGCTGGTCACGGGCTTTGTCATTGCCGGTGCATCCCTGTGGTCCTCGCCGGATGCCGGCCGCACTAAAGACGAGGAGCTCAAAGCGAAGCTGGTCCAATCCGATAAAACGGATTACTCGGCCCCCGACGAAAACGCGGAGGTAACTATTCGCATTCACAGGGTAAAGAAGGGCGAGACCATAGGGCAGATAGCGAAGGACTACGGGGTCTCAATGGATACGATCTGCGGCAACAATACCCTGATGTCCTACGACATGGTGTCCGAGGGGACGATCCTGAAAATCCCGAGCAGGGACGGTATCGTCTGCACGGTTAAAAAAGGACAGAACATCCACTCGATCGCGCGGATGTACCGCATACCCGTGGAAAGAATCCTTGCGCAGAACAGCGTCAGGAACAGCGATTTTCTCGCCGTGGGGTCCGATATATTCGTTCCCGACGCGAAGCCCATGGACATGGTGCCGGGTTTTCTCTGGCCGGCCTCGACCCGCGCGATCGCAAGCGGTTACGGCTGGCGCCACGACCCATTCACCGCGGCGTACGATTTTCACAAGGGAATCGACATCTGCAACGGGTATGACTGGGTACGGTCAACCAAGTTCGGCAAGGTGACCTACGCCGGGTGGATGGGCGGCTATGGCTATGTGGTGATCGTCGGGCATCCGGGCGGATGGAAATCGGTGTACGGCCATCTCTCGCGCATCATCGTGAGCGAAGGGCAGTACGTACGGCAGGGGCAATACCTGGGCAAGAGCGGCAACACGGGTTATTCATCCGGACCGCATCTTCATTTCGAGCTTATAAAAGACGGCGTCAATACCAACCCCTTCAGCGTTCTCCAGTAA